The following are from one region of the Verrucomicrobiota bacterium genome:
- a CDS encoding OmpA family protein: protein MKKVKFLNLIVSALVLSVAVVGCKKNPYGVTPLPGQRAGKVGEPGAGTPIEPPSQIKPDSTGLLESADPSKFANWPEDRAALSAQTVYFDFDSSTVKASEKSKIEAVADYIKKNPGNALRIEGHCDERGTEEYNRSLGERRALALREYLANLGSSPDRILTVSFGKDQPADPGHDEAAWAKNRRGVFVVLTPPK, encoded by the coding sequence ATGAAAAAAGTAAAATTTCTAAACCTGATCGTGTCCGCTTTAGTTCTCTCCGTCGCAGTCGTCGGTTGCAAAAAAAATCCTTACGGCGTCACGCCGCTTCCGGGGCAGAGGGCGGGGAAGGTGGGCGAGCCGGGTGCCGGTACGCCGATTGAACCGCCTTCCCAAATCAAACCCGACAGTACAGGCCTGCTCGAATCCGCCGACCCCAGCAAATTCGCCAATTGGCCGGAGGACCGTGCTGCATTGAGCGCCCAAACTGTTTATTTCGACTTCGACAGTTCGACGGTGAAGGCCAGCGAGAAATCCAAGATCGAAGCGGTGGCGGATTACATCAAGAAAAATCCCGGCAACGCGCTGCGGATTGAAGGCCATTGCGATGAACGCGGGACGGAGGAATACAATCGCTCCCTTGGCGAACGCCGCGCTCTGGCGTTGCGCGAGTATTTGGCCAATCTTGGCAGCAGCCCCGACCGGATTCTTACCGTCAGCTTTGGGAAGGATCAGCCGGCTGATCCCGGCCATGATGAAGCGGCTTGGGCGAAAAATCGCCGTGGCGTATTCGTTGTGCTGACGCCGCCGAAGTAA
- a CDS encoding twin-arginine translocase TatA/TatE family subunit, protein MNIMFAGFFGGWEIVLILAVVLILFGAKKLPELAKGLGQGIKEFKRRRAM, encoded by the coding sequence ATGAATATTATGTTTGCTGGGTTTTTTGGCGGTTGGGAAATCGTTTTGATCCTGGCGGTGGTGTTGATTCTGTTCGGCGCGAAGAAGCTGCCCGAGCTGGCCAAGGGTCTGGGCCAAGGCATCAAGGAATTCAAAAGGCGACGCGCGATGTGA
- the tatC gene encoding twin-arginine translocase subunit TatC — translation MATDPDEVRTDVEDEDGGGPVKSFLEHLEDFRWTLIKIVVSIAVAMLLCLIAGNYVVGVIKRPLDKAKIRYPGTNQVVTLLLGTNRLGVFQLDANQQAAFQFGTNRFVALQLAPITIGSNQVLGIRMDTNNDAAETAQKLKIDLNTLSPAGGFFVAFQVAFYGGLALASPFIFYFIANFVFPALKMKEKKYVNRGLLVAVPLFMVGVTFCYFILMPIALAASQLYSNWLGFSANIWRAEEYISFVCKFLLGMGLGFEMPVVILVLVKIGILNYSILSKGRRYMIVVNLILGALLTTPEVLTQVIMFIPLQALYEISIWIAWYWERQERKRQEAEANAVP, via the coding sequence ATGGCAACCGACCCCGATGAGGTGCGTACCGATGTCGAAGACGAAGATGGTGGCGGGCCGGTCAAATCCTTCCTGGAGCATCTCGAAGATTTCCGTTGGACGCTGATCAAAATCGTCGTTTCGATTGCCGTCGCGATGCTGCTTTGCCTGATCGCGGGCAACTACGTGGTCGGTGTCATCAAGCGCCCGCTCGACAAGGCGAAGATCAGGTATCCCGGCACCAACCAGGTGGTGACGCTGCTCTTGGGCACAAACCGGCTGGGGGTGTTTCAACTGGATGCAAACCAGCAAGCCGCCTTTCAATTTGGTACGAACCGATTCGTGGCGCTGCAACTGGCGCCGATCACCATTGGCAGCAATCAGGTGTTGGGAATCCGGATGGACACGAACAACGACGCGGCGGAGACGGCGCAGAAACTCAAGATCGATCTGAATACGCTCAGCCCGGCGGGGGGCTTTTTTGTAGCGTTTCAGGTCGCGTTTTACGGTGGGCTGGCACTGGCGTCGCCGTTCATCTTTTATTTCATCGCAAACTTTGTTTTCCCCGCTTTGAAGATGAAGGAGAAGAAATACGTGAACCGCGGGCTTCTCGTCGCCGTGCCGCTTTTCATGGTCGGCGTCACGTTTTGTTATTTCATCCTCATGCCCATTGCGCTGGCGGCGTCCCAGCTTTACTCCAACTGGCTCGGCTTCTCGGCGAACATCTGGCGCGCGGAGGAATACATCAGCTTTGTCTGCAAATTCCTGCTCGGCATGGGACTGGGCTTTGAAATGCCGGTGGTGATTCTGGTGTTGGTCAAGATCGGCATCTTGAATTACAGCATCCTTTCCAAGGGCCGCCGTTACATGATCGTGGTCAATTTGATTCTGGGCGCGCTCTTGACGACACCGGAAGTGCTAACGCAAGTCATCATGTTCATCCCCCTCCAGGCCCTTTACGAAATCAGCATCTGGATTGCCTGGTATTGGGAACGCCAGGAGCGGAAACGCCAGGAGGCGGAGGCCAATGCCGTGCCGTGA
- a CDS encoding exosortase system-associated protein, TIGR04073 family translates to MRTSFFLLSSVLTLTLFSAGCAGPEQKFGRGVSNIFEIVRGGEIRRTVEQTAMTDGPDTAYTGGFVKGLNRSIARTFIGVYEVATFPIPSYDPIATDYLTPNPVYPDSYKPNLIADQVFAPDTSLGFAGGDVAPMMPGSRFRIFDN, encoded by the coding sequence ATGCGCACTTCCTTCTTTCTCCTTTCGTCGGTGTTGACGCTCACACTGTTCTCTGCCGGTTGCGCGGGGCCGGAACAAAAATTCGGGCGCGGCGTCAGTAACATTTTTGAAATTGTCCGGGGCGGCGAAATCCGTCGCACCGTCGAACAGACCGCCATGACCGACGGGCCGGACACGGCCTACACCGGCGGCTTCGTCAAAGGCTTGAATCGCAGCATCGCGCGGACGTTTATCGGGGTCTATGAGGTGGCGACCTTCCCAATTCCCTCATACGACCCGATCGCGACTGATTACCTGACCCCCAACCCGGTCTATCCGGACAGCTACAAACCGAACTTGATCGCCGATCAGGTGTTCGCGCCCGACACCTCGCTCGGTTTTGCCGGCGGCGACGTGGCACCGATGATGCCGGGCAGCCGTTTCCGCATCTTTGATAACTAA
- the ispE gene encoding 4-(cytidine 5'-diphospho)-2-C-methyl-D-erythritol kinase encodes MTLERTSPCKINLLLNILGKRPDGFHELETVMYPVNVCDQLTFKRSASGLKLTCNDPSLPTDGGNLVHRAATEFLRLASITDGVCIHLEKKLPLAAGLGGGSANAAITLLGLNELFGKPLSPEKLLELAATLGSDVPFFLQSKPALATGRGEKVQALDLFPALNGACLLLVHPGFGIPTAWAYQQLSRFPEALNGRPGRATKLIALLQQPDLHSAGEAFYNSLEAPALKKYPLLVLFQEFFRANSAVATLMSGSGSTTFALFQSQSDGEQALEKFRQKFGTTCWTALVPH; translated from the coding sequence ATGACGCTGGAACGGACATCGCCCTGCAAAATCAACCTCCTGCTCAACATCCTGGGCAAACGACCGGATGGCTTTCACGAACTCGAAACCGTCATGTACCCGGTCAACGTTTGCGATCAACTCACATTCAAACGTTCTGCGAGCGGCTTGAAACTGACGTGCAATGATCCCAGCCTCCCCACGGACGGCGGCAATCTCGTTCATCGGGCGGCGACGGAATTTCTGAGGTTGGCGTCCATTACGGACGGTGTCTGCATCCACCTCGAGAAAAAACTTCCGCTGGCCGCCGGTTTGGGCGGGGGCAGTGCCAACGCCGCCATCACGCTCCTGGGCCTGAACGAACTTTTTGGAAAACCGCTTTCGCCAGAAAAATTGCTCGAACTCGCCGCCACACTCGGGTCGGACGTTCCATTCTTTTTGCAAAGCAAACCTGCACTGGCGACTGGCCGCGGCGAAAAAGTTCAGGCACTTGATTTGTTTCCGGCCTTAAACGGCGCCTGCCTGCTGCTCGTGCATCCGGGCTTCGGCATTCCCACCGCCTGGGCCTATCAGCAACTGTCTCGCTTCCCGGAAGCGCTGAACGGCCGACCGGGTCGCGCGACGAAATTGATCGCGTTATTGCAACAGCCCGATCTCCATAGTGCAGGCGAAGCCTTCTATAATTCGCTCGAAGCCCCGGCGCTTAAAAAATATCCGTTGCTGGTTTTGTTCCAGGAATTCTTCCGCGCCAACAGTGCCGTCGCCACTTTGATGTCTGGCAGCGGCTCGACGACGTTTGCGCTGTTCCAAAGCCAATCGGACGGCGAGCAGGCCCTCGAAAAGTTCAGACAGAAATTCGGAACCACGTGCTGGACGGCGCTTGTTCCGCATTGA
- the hpnH gene encoding adenosyl-hopene transferase HpnH → MRFPLALTAKIARHIIKHKLRRTPKFALVLQLEPLHTCNLTCTGCGRIREYSTNLKDMMSLEDCLASANECDAPMVSICGGEPLIHPKIEELVNGILAQGRIVYVCTNGMFMRKKMRDYLASIYSPALESQIANLKSQNLITARDAEQIRNGDEKARSKVVIRPTKWMYWNVHIDGLEYTHDLIVEREGVFKECVEAIKMAKLLGYQVATNTTVYKETDVKEIEGMFEFFSSLEVDGHTISPGYEYDAAKKDMVKRLHRQPEDFFLTRKMTRQKFAKIQEWGERFTIFGTPVYQEFLAGKRELTCTAWAIPTRNIKGWKAPCYLMTDGHYAGYHEMLEKVDWDKYGVVDGVARDPRCENCMVHCGYDPSGALGTNFQRGDNWKNFKYNFWPKPKPYYPGRDVRAFNGVSIGKGHLAEAKAAINSPRAAMNGAQAVFQRREEPHEHNGNGSCGNGDASQREELLEKIADAKKGE, encoded by the coding sequence ATGCGATTTCCACTCGCGTTGACGGCGAAAATCGCTCGTCACATCATTAAACACAAACTGCGGCGCACTCCGAAATTTGCCTTGGTGCTGCAACTCGAACCACTCCACACCTGCAATTTGACGTGCACCGGCTGTGGTCGTATTCGCGAATATTCCACCAACCTTAAAGACATGATGAGTCTGGAGGATTGCCTCGCGTCCGCCAACGAATGCGACGCGCCGATGGTTTCCATCTGCGGCGGCGAGCCACTTATTCATCCGAAGATCGAGGAGTTGGTGAACGGCATCCTCGCCCAAGGTCGCATCGTCTATGTCTGCACAAATGGCATGTTCATGCGGAAGAAGATGCGCGATTATCTGGCGAGTATTTATTCGCCGGCGCTGGAATCTCAAATTGCAAATCTCAAATCCCAGAACCTCATCACTGCCAGGGACGCCGAACAAATTCGCAACGGCGACGAGAAGGCCCGCAGCAAGGTCGTGATCCGCCCAACGAAGTGGATGTATTGGAACGTTCACATCGACGGCCTCGAATACACGCACGATCTCATCGTCGAGCGCGAAGGCGTGTTCAAGGAATGTGTCGAAGCCATCAAGATGGCGAAGCTTCTTGGTTATCAGGTCGCCACGAACACGACGGTCTATAAAGAAACCGACGTGAAGGAAATCGAAGGGATGTTTGAGTTCTTCTCATCGCTCGAAGTCGATGGTCACACAATTTCACCGGGCTACGAATACGATGCCGCCAAGAAGGATATGGTCAAGCGCCTTCACCGGCAGCCCGAAGATTTCTTTCTCACGCGCAAAATGACGCGGCAAAAATTCGCCAAGATTCAGGAGTGGGGCGAACGCTTCACCATTTTCGGCACGCCGGTCTATCAGGAATTCCTCGCCGGCAAACGCGAACTGACCTGCACCGCGTGGGCGATTCCCACCCGTAACATCAAAGGCTGGAAAGCGCCCTGCTACCTCATGACCGACGGCCATTACGCTGGCTACCATGAAATGCTCGAGAAAGTGGACTGGGACAAATACGGCGTTGTGGACGGCGTCGCGCGCGATCCACGCTGCGAGAATTGCATGGTCCATTGCGGCTACGACCCCAGTGGCGCGCTCGGCACCAACTTTCAACGCGGCGACAACTGGAAAAACTTCAAATACAACTTCTGGCCAAAGCCCAAGCCGTATTATCCGGGCCGCGACGTGCGCGCGTTCAACGGCGTCTCGATCGGCAAGGGTCATCTCGCCGAAGCCAAGGCCGCCATCAACAGTCCGCGCGCCGCGATGAACGGAGCCCAAGCCGTTTTCCAACGTCGCGAAGAACCGCACGAACACAACGGCAATGGCAGTTGCGGCAACGGGGATGCTTCGCAACGCGAAGAGTTGCTGGAGAAGATTGCTGATGCCAAGAAGGGCGAGTGA
- a CDS encoding nucleotidyltransferase domain-containing protein, whose amino-acid sequence MAEAKASALNETAVAYRTATQFPALHDPRHPVHRIANRLEPFVRAIVESICPERIILFGSYAYGEPDEHSDVDLLVIRRNIASEKASNLEIRNAFDSVPGPLFSFTILSKTPERIAERLSVKSPFYEDIVGKGIELYAAQ is encoded by the coding sequence ATGGCAGAGGCGAAAGCGAGCGCATTGAATGAAACGGCCGTTGCTTATCGGACCGCGACACAATTTCCCGCGCTTCACGATCCGCGCCATCCGGTGCATCGCATCGCCAATCGGCTGGAGCCGTTTGTCCGCGCCATCGTGGAAAGCATCTGCCCCGAAAGAATCATCCTCTTTGGCAGCTACGCGTACGGAGAACCCGATGAGCATAGCGACGTGGACCTGCTGGTCATTCGGCGAAACATCGCTTCCGAGAAGGCGAGCAACCTTGAAATCCGTAACGCGTTTGACTCGGTCCCAGGACCGTTATTTTCCTTCACCATCCTCAGCAAGACGCCCGAACGGATCGCCGAACGCCTCTCGGTCAAGAGCCCCTTCTACGAAGACATCGTCGGCAAGGGCATCGAACTGTATGCCGCCCAATAG
- a CDS encoding HEPN domain-containing protein gives MPPNRPSDENDPADWFYSAGDRLRVADSSWRHEGLTHAGIELLQEAAERYLKGYLVAQGWRLNRTHDLRKLLDEAQSYEPGSGNFDAAAKELTEDFFAQHYPGGDWSSVGANYETLRAQVGQMLELIQQSLPQYFSKPPTK, from the coding sequence ATGCCGCCCAATAGGCCTTCTGATGAGAACGATCCGGCGGATTGGTTTTACTCAGCCGGAGATCGGCTTCGCGTGGCCGATTCTTCCTGGCGGCATGAGGGATTGACCCATGCGGGCATTGAACTTTTGCAGGAGGCCGCCGAGCGGTATCTCAAGGGCTACCTCGTTGCCCAAGGATGGCGACTGAACCGGACGCACGATCTGCGAAAGCTGCTTGATGAGGCCCAAAGCTATGAACCGGGATCTGGGAACTTCGATGCCGCAGCCAAAGAATTGACCGAGGATTTCTTCGCTCAACATTACCCGGGTGGAGACTGGTCGAGTGTTGGCGCAAATTACGAAACCCTGCGCGCACAGGTTGGCCAGATGCTTGAACTGATTCAGCAAAGTCTGCCGCAATATTTTTCCAAACCGCCCACGAAATAA
- the hpnJ gene encoding hopanoid biosynthesis associated radical SAM protein HpnJ — MSKTLYLSPPSFDGFDGGAGARYQARREVTSYWYPTWLAQPAALTPNSRLLDCPPHDVDLAKCLTIAKDYDHVIINTSTPSLKNDCKVAEAIKAQKPETKIGFVGAHTMVLPTETLKASPAIDWVGRKEFDYTCAEVAEDRDLATIAGLSYKDKDGMIKHNPEREMIPNMDALPWVADVYKRDLQIEKYFIGYLLHPYISMYTGRGCPAQCTFCLWPQTIGGHKYRVRSPQNVADEMAYMKKLFPQVREFFFDDDTFTANLPRAREIAKKLGPLGVHWSCNSRANLDYDTIKSFKDNGLRLFLVGYESGNDDILTRIKKGVTMDEMRRFTKFCHQAGVVIHGTFILGLPVETKETIENTIRFAQELDVFSMQVSLAAPYPGTELYEMARQNGWFVKKDKTDLVEGDGFQQSALEYPGLGKDEIYANVERFYHRYYLRPKPILRIIKTMLEDKDVCVRRLREGYEFFKSMAQRRSDLEAVKAAAA; from the coding sequence ATGAGCAAGACACTTTATCTTTCTCCTCCAAGCTTCGACGGCTTTGACGGCGGCGCGGGTGCGCGCTACCAGGCCCGGCGCGAGGTCACCAGCTATTGGTATCCGACATGGCTCGCGCAACCCGCCGCGCTCACGCCCAACTCGCGCCTGCTCGATTGTCCGCCGCACGACGTTGACCTCGCCAAGTGCCTCACCATCGCGAAGGACTACGACCACGTCATCATCAACACCAGCACGCCCTCGCTGAAGAACGATTGCAAAGTTGCCGAAGCCATCAAGGCGCAGAAGCCCGAGACCAAGATCGGCTTCGTCGGCGCGCACACGATGGTGTTGCCCACTGAAACGCTCAAGGCGTCGCCTGCAATTGATTGGGTCGGCCGCAAGGAATTCGATTACACCTGCGCCGAAGTCGCCGAAGACCGCGACCTCGCGACCATCGCCGGGCTTTCCTACAAGGACAAGGACGGCATGATCAAACACAACCCCGAGCGGGAAATGATTCCGAACATGGACGCGCTCCCGTGGGTGGCCGACGTTTACAAGCGCGACCTCCAGATCGAGAAATATTTCATCGGTTACCTCCTGCATCCGTACATCAGCATGTACACGGGGCGCGGTTGTCCGGCGCAATGCACCTTCTGCCTCTGGCCGCAGACCATCGGCGGACATAAATACCGCGTCCGCTCGCCGCAGAACGTCGCCGACGAAATGGCCTACATGAAGAAACTCTTCCCGCAAGTGCGCGAGTTCTTTTTCGACGACGACACTTTCACCGCGAACCTCCCGCGCGCCCGCGAGATCGCGAAGAAACTCGGCCCGCTGGGCGTTCACTGGAGCTGCAACAGCCGCGCGAACCTCGATTACGACACGATCAAAAGTTTCAAAGACAACGGCCTGCGCCTGTTCCTCGTCGGCTACGAAAGCGGCAACGACGACATCCTCACCCGCATCAAGAAAGGCGTGACGATGGACGAAATGCGCCGCTTCACGAAGTTCTGCCATCAAGCTGGTGTGGTAATTCACGGCACGTTCATCCTTGGCCTGCCCGTCGAAACGAAGGAAACCATCGAGAACACCATCCGTTTCGCTCAGGAACTCGACGTTTTCTCCATGCAAGTCTCGTTGGCCGCGCCGTACCCAGGCACGGAGCTTTACGAAATGGCGCGGCAAAATGGTTGGTTCGTGAAGAAAGACAAAACCGACCTCGTGGAAGGCGACGGCTTCCAACAAAGCGCGCTCGAATATCCCGGCCTGGGCAAGGACGAAATCTATGCGAACGTTGAGCGATTCTACCATCGTTATTACCTGCGCCCGAAACCGATTCTGCGCATCATCAAAACAATGCTGGAGGACAAGGATGTCTGCGTCCGCCGCCTTCGCGAGGGTTACGAGTTCTTCAAGAGCATGGCGCAGCGGCGCAGCGATCTTGAAGCGGTGAAAGCCGCAGCGGCGTAA
- a CDS encoding DUF4160 domain-containing protein, whose protein sequence is MPEVFRTEGYVFYFYANEGHEPVHIHVRRGGGFAKFWIEPLELAWAKGLKTPELTRAEELVAEHRDQIQSKWHEVFNR, encoded by the coding sequence ATGCCCGAAGTTTTCCGAACCGAAGGTTACGTGTTCTACTTTTATGCGAATGAAGGACATGAGCCGGTGCATATCCATGTCCGGCGCGGCGGCGGCTTCGCCAAGTTCTGGATCGAGCCGCTGGAACTGGCTTGGGCGAAGGGACTCAAGACACCGGAATTGACGCGGGCCGAGGAATTGGTTGCAGAACACCGCGACCAGATACAAAGTAAATGGCATGAAGTCTTCAATCGTTGA
- a CDS encoding DUF2442 domain-containing protein codes for MKSSIVELEAKAMRVWIERRNVCLALADEREIRFPAAKNRRLRKATPQQLANVELICDGTGLHWPDVDEDLSVQGILEGRLGQP; via the coding sequence ATGAAGTCTTCAATCGTTGAACTGGAAGCCAAAGCCATGCGGGTTTGGATCGAACGCCGAAACGTCTGCCTGGCGTTGGCGGACGAGCGCGAAATCCGTTTTCCCGCCGCCAAGAACCGCCGCTTGCGCAAGGCCACGCCCCAACAACTCGCCAACGTCGAGTTGATTTGCGACGGCACGGGCTTGCACTGGCCCGACGTGGACGAAGACCTCTCCGTTCAAGGAATCCTGGAAGGCCGACTCGGCCAGCCGTGA
- a CDS encoding IS66 family transposase, giving the protein MKITSQLFEAFLKCPTKCYLCSLGETGSRNEYAEWVRVQEESYQREAALRLQEEVPETERLVAPPATEDLKNAKWRLAVDVVAQTPCRSADSLVRESQPNVETRGLGGPRSEQQLESRLHAVERVPSEGRGKPAQFVPIRFVFRNKLTKDDRLLLAFDALVLSQVLARESSLGKIIHGDDRAMLKVKLGARTAESARTSVTSKGLAAEVRKRLEKMIVLLCSSTTSRNADSTVRESDADGEETRGLGGPRSAPDLVLNRHCAECEFQARCRKIAVEKDDLSLLAGMSAKERQQLRSKGIFTVTQLSYTFRPRRRPKRLRDKREKYHHSLKALAIREKKIHIVGSPELKIEGTPVYLDVEGLPDRDFYYLIGLRIRQGESAVQHSLWADTVADEGRIWREFLAILETVEKPVLIHYGSYETTFLKQMEARYGSPPEGSLVARAMAPAINVVSVMFAQTYFPTYSNGLKEVAGWLGFRWSEAGSSGKQTVVWRNRWDKTQDSAFKEKVVTYNTEDCKALALLIDAISGLAVRGGVQAATGKEAEVINTEDLKHLLVNKWREFSSPLSELEFVTKAAYWDYQRDRIYVRSSKRLKRLRSIAKPDAKIMWRVDKVVRSEDSRQCPRCMRKGVKRGGVRSKRIQEILFGRSSLKRRVFRYEYQPYWCSKCKATFGDYENRLGPGNHPKCGRSVHALFFYQVIELCIPVRIVAQELGRLLGLHLNSSAFAFWKRDMAAYYSQTQQQILERIVSGGVVHADETHASVQGKRAYVWVFTNMHEVAYLYSDGREGEMAQATLREFKGVLISDFYAVYDSFNCPQQKCLIHLVRDLNGAMLDDPYDEEMKHIVTSFGQLLKTIVEDVDRRGLKKRFLRKHVAAVGRFYRKVVVRDYESPRALTCVERFEKNRDKLFTFLNYDGVPWNNNNAEHAIKAFAKLREHLGGCSTEKGLKEYLTLLSVCQTCKYMGVDFLDFLRSGEKDIHAFAESRRGRRRRTDPSQPPDLPADAIPDPGSPP; this is encoded by the coding sequence ATGAAAATTACTTCCCAACTATTTGAAGCTTTCCTCAAATGCCCGACCAAATGCTATCTCTGTTCGCTCGGTGAAACCGGTTCACGAAACGAATACGCCGAATGGGTTCGTGTCCAGGAGGAATCCTACCAGCGCGAAGCAGCCCTACGATTGCAGGAAGAAGTACCGGAAACCGAGCGCCTCGTTGCGCCGCCCGCCACCGAGGACCTCAAGAACGCCAAATGGCGGTTGGCGGTGGATGTGGTAGCGCAAACGCCGTGCAGGAGCGCGGACAGCCTTGTCCGCGAGTCCCAGCCGAATGTAGAAACGCGCGGACTCGGCGGTCCGCGCTCCGAGCAGCAGTTGGAATCCCGCCTTCACGCCGTCGAGCGTGTGCCGTCAGAAGGGCGGGGGAAGCCGGCCCAATTCGTTCCCATCCGTTTCGTCTTCCGCAACAAGCTCACCAAGGACGACCGGTTGCTGCTGGCATTCGACGCGCTGGTCCTCTCCCAAGTGCTCGCTCGCGAAAGCAGCCTCGGCAAAATCATTCACGGCGATGACCGCGCCATGCTCAAGGTGAAGCTCGGAGCGCGGACCGCCGAGTCCGCGCGAACCTCTGTTACGTCGAAGGGTCTTGCGGCCGAAGTGCGGAAGCGACTCGAGAAAATGATCGTCCTGCTTTGCAGTTCTACCACCAGCCGGAACGCGGACAGCACTGTCCGCGAGTCGGACGCAGACGGTGAAGAAACGCGCGGACTCGGCGGTCCGCGCTCCGCGCCTGATCTCGTCCTGAACCGGCACTGCGCCGAGTGCGAATTCCAGGCGCGCTGCCGGAAGATCGCGGTTGAGAAGGACGACCTCAGCCTGCTGGCCGGCATGAGCGCGAAGGAGCGCCAGCAACTCCGCAGCAAAGGCATCTTCACCGTCACGCAACTCTCCTACACGTTCCGGCCGCGCCGACGCCCCAAACGGCTGCGCGACAAACGCGAGAAGTATCATCACTCGCTCAAGGCGCTGGCGATTCGAGAGAAGAAAATTCACATCGTCGGTAGCCCGGAACTCAAGATCGAAGGCACGCCCGTCTATCTGGATGTCGAGGGCCTGCCCGACCGCGATTTCTACTACCTCATCGGCCTGCGCATCCGCCAAGGCGAATCCGCCGTCCAGCACAGCCTGTGGGCGGACACCGTCGCGGACGAGGGGAGGATTTGGCGGGAATTCCTTGCCATCCTCGAAACCGTCGAGAAGCCCGTGTTGATTCATTACGGCAGTTACGAGACAACTTTCTTGAAGCAGATGGAAGCGCGTTACGGCAGTCCGCCGGAAGGCTCGCTTGTGGCAAGGGCAATGGCCCCGGCAATCAATGTTGTCTCGGTGATGTTCGCCCAAACCTACTTTCCAACCTATTCAAACGGTTTGAAAGAAGTTGCGGGTTGGCTCGGGTTCAGGTGGTCAGAGGCCGGATCGTCGGGAAAGCAGACGGTTGTTTGGCGTAACAGGTGGGACAAAACGCAGGACTCCGCTTTCAAAGAGAAAGTCGTCACGTACAACACTGAAGACTGCAAAGCTCTGGCACTGCTGATTGACGCAATCTCTGGTCTGGCCGTGCGTGGAGGGGTTCAAGCCGCCACGGGCAAAGAGGCTGAAGTAATCAATACCGAAGACCTAAAACATCTGCTCGTAAACAAGTGGCGCGAGTTCTCCAGCCCATTGAGCGAGTTGGAGTTCGTCACCAAAGCGGCGTATTGGGATTACCAACGTGACAGGATTTATGTGCGATCCAGCAAACGGCTGAAGCGACTGCGCAGCATTGCCAAACCAGACGCGAAGATCATGTGGCGTGTTGATAAAGTTGTGAGGAGCGAAGATTCTCGGCAATGCCCGCGCTGCATGAGAAAAGGCGTTAAGCGAGGAGGGGTTCGCTCTAAAAGAATCCAAGAGATTCTGTTTGGAAGGTCCAGTCTCAAGAGGCGAGTGTTCCGATATGAATATCAACCTTACTGGTGTTCAAAGTGCAAAGCTACCTTCGGCGATTATGAGAATCGGCTTGGGCCTGGAAACCATCCCAAATGCGGCAGAAGTGTCCATGCTCTTTTCTTCTATCAAGTCATCGAACTTTGTATTCCAGTTCGAATCGTCGCCCAAGAACTAGGGAGGTTGTTGGGTCTGCATCTGAATAGTTCGGCCTTCGCATTTTGGAAGCGAGATATGGCCGCGTACTACAGCCAAACTCAGCAACAAATTCTGGAGCGGATCGTCTCTGGAGGCGTGGTGCATGCCGACGAAACCCACGCGAGCGTCCAAGGCAAGCGCGCTTACGTCTGGGTCTTCACGAACATGCATGAAGTGGCATATCTCTATTCGGACGGCCGCGAGGGCGAGATGGCCCAGGCTACGCTCCGTGAGTTCAAGGGCGTGCTCATCTCAGATTTCTACGCGGTTTATGACTCGTTCAATTGTCCCCAACAGAAGTGCCTGATTCATCTCGTCAGGGATTTGAACGGCGCAATGCTGGACGACCCTTACGACGAGGAGATGAAACACATCGTTACGAGCTTCGGCCAGCTCCTGAAAACTATCGTTGAGGATGTGGATCGCCGCGGCCTGAAAAAGCGCTTCCTGCGAAAGCACGTCGCTGCGGTGGGGCGTTTCTATCGAAAAGTTGTCGTGCGTGATTACGAGAGTCCACGGGCGTTGACTTGCGTGGAGCGCTTCGAGAAGAACCGCGACAAGCTCTTTACGTTTCTGAATTACGACGGTGTGCCTTGGAACAACAACAACGCCGAGCACGCGATCAAAGCGTTTGCGAAACTTCGGGAGCACCTCGGCGGTTGCTCGACGGAGAAAGGCCTCAAAGAATACCTGACCCTTTTGAGCGTCTGCCAAACCTGCAAATACATGGGCGTGGACTTTCTGGATTTCCTCCGTTCGGGTGAGAAGGACATTCACGCCTTCGCGGAAAGCCGGCGCGGGCGCCGGCGACGGACAGACCCCAGCCAGCCGCCCGACTTGCCGGCGGATGCAATCCCCGACCCTGGCAGTCCGCCGTGA